In the genome of Vicia villosa cultivar HV-30 ecotype Madison, WI linkage group LG7, Vvil1.0, whole genome shotgun sequence, one region contains:
- the LOC131616038 gene encoding cold and drought-regulated protein CORA-like: MDSKKSILILGLLAMVLLISSEVSARDLAETSTNAKEEVVDKSNEVNDAKYGHYGGGSHYYGGGHGHGHGHGGHYGGGGGHGGHGVSDNEVVEKSNEVNDAKYGYGGYNHGHGGSYGHGSYGHGGYGHGGGYGHGGGYGHGGGGYGHGGGGYSHGGGGYGHGGGGYGHGGGGASNNGN, encoded by the exons ATGGATTCCAAAAAATCAATTCTCATCCTTGGCCTATTGGCCATGGTTCTTCTTATTTCATCAGAAGTATCAGCTAGGGACTTAGCAGAGACTTCCACTAATGCCAAAGAAG AGGTTGTTGATAAGTCTAATGAAGTAAATGATGCCAAATATGGACACTATGGAGGTGGTAGTCACTACTATGGTGGTGGACACGGTCATGGTCATGGACACGGTGGTCActatggtggtggtggtggacaCGGTGGACATGGTGTATCCGACAATG AGGTTGTTGAAAAGTCAAATGAAGTAAATGATGCCAAGTATGGTTATGGTGGCTATAATCATGGTCATGGTGGAAGCTATGGTCATGGAAGCTACGGTCATGGAGGCTATGGTCATGGGGGAGGCTACGGTCATGGTGGAGGATACGGTCACGGTGGTGGAGGATACGGTCACGGTGGTGGAGGATACAGTCACGGTGGTGGAGGTTACGGTCACGGTGGTGGAGGTTACGGTCACGGTGGTGGTGGTGCTTCCAACAATGGTAACTGA
- the LOC131616037 gene encoding cold and drought-regulated protein CORA-like isoform X2, whose amino-acid sequence MDSKRAILILGLLAMVLLISSEVSARDLAETSTNAKEVAVEKSNEINDAKQYGGGYGGYHNGYGGYHGGGGGFGGGFGHGGGFGGGFGHGGGYNGGGGDYGHGGGGGFGGGFGHGGGYNGGGGDYGHGGGGGYGGGYGHGGGYNGGGGDYGHDGGYNGGGGGYGHGGGYNGGGFDDRN is encoded by the exons ATGGATTCCAAAAGAGCAATCCTCATTCTTGGCCTATTGGCCATGGTTCTTCTTATTTCATCAGAAGTGTCAGCTAGGGACTTAGCAGAGACTTCCACTAATGCAAAAGAGG tggctgttgaaaagtcAAATGAAATAAATGATGCGAAACAGTATGGTGGAGGCTACGGTGGTTACCACAATGGCTATGGCGGTTACCATGGTGGTGGAGGTGGTTTTGGAGGAGGCTTTGGTCATGGTG GTGGTTTTGGAGGAGGCTTTGGTCATGGTGGTGGTTACAATGGTGGTGGAGGAGATTATGGTCATGGTGGTGGAGGTGGTTTTGGAGGAGGCTTTGGTCATGGTGGTGGTTACAATGGTGGTGGAGGAGATTATGGTCATGGTGGTGGAGGTGGTTATGGAGGAGGCTATGGTCATGGTGGTGGTTACAATGGTGGTGGAGGAGATTATGGTCATGATGGTGGTTACAATGGTGGTGGAGGAGGTTATGGTCATGGTGGTGGTTACAATGGTGGTGGTTTTGACGATCGTAACTGA
- the LOC131616037 gene encoding abscisic acid and environmental stress-inducible protein-like isoform X1, producing MDSKRAILILGLLAMVLLISSEVSARDLAETSTNAKEVAVEKSNEINDAKQYGGGYGGYHNGYGGYHGGGGGFGGGFGHGGGYNGGGGDYGHGGGGGFGGGFGHGGGYNGGGGDYGHGGGGGFGGGFGHGGGYNGGGGDYGHGGGGGYGGGYGHGGGYNGGGGDYGHDGGYNGGGGGYGHGGGYNGGGFDDRN from the exons ATGGATTCCAAAAGAGCAATCCTCATTCTTGGCCTATTGGCCATGGTTCTTCTTATTTCATCAGAAGTGTCAGCTAGGGACTTAGCAGAGACTTCCACTAATGCAAAAGAGG tggctgttgaaaagtcAAATGAAATAAATGATGCGAAACAGTATGGTGGAGGCTACGGTGGTTACCACAATGGCTATGGCGGTTACCATGGTGGTGGAGGTGGTTTTGGAGGAGGCTTTGGTCATGGTGGTGGTTACAATGGTGGTGGAGGAGATTATGGTCATGGTGGTGGAGGTGGTTTTGGAGGAGGCTTTGGTCATGGTGGTGGTTACAATGGTGGTGGAGGAGATTATGGTCATGGTGGTGGAGGTGGTTTTGGAGGAGGCTTTGGTCATGGTGGTGGTTACAATGGTGGTGGAGGAGATTATGGTCATGGTGGTGGAGGTGGTTATGGAGGAGGCTATGGTCATGGTGGTGGTTACAATGGTGGTGGAGGAGATTATGGTCATGATGGTGGTTACAATGGTGGTGGAGGAGGTTATGGTCATGGTGGTGGTTACAATGGTGGTGGTTTTGACGATCGTAACTGA
- the LOC131616039 gene encoding dormancy-associated protein 2-like, which yields MDSQKSFLIIGLLAMVLLISSEVSARDLTDTSTNANKKEVVEKSNKVNDAKQFGYDGYGGYGGYGGGYGGNGGYDGINSGFGYYGRGYGGYDGHHRGYGGYHGGYDGYHGGGEGYNGGYHGGGEGYNGGYGGYHGGGTGRYNVGYHGGGYRGGGGYGDGVGYLGGEVSNNGN from the exons ATGGATTCTCAAAAATCGTTCCTAATTATTGGCCTATTGGCCATGGTTCTTCTTATTTCCTCAGAGGTGTCAGCTAGGGACTTAACTGACACTTCCACTAATGCCAACAAAAAGG AGGTTGTTGAAAAGTCAAATAAAGTAAATGATGCCAAACAATTTGGTTACGACGGCTATGGTGGTTACGGAGGCTATGGCGGAGGCTATGGTGGTAACGGAGGCTATGACGGAATCAATAGTGGTTTTGGATACTATGGCCGAGGCTATGGAGGCTATGATGGCCACCATAGAGGCTACGGTGGTTACCATGGAGGATACGATGGATACCATGGCGGAGGTGAGGGTTACAATGGTGGATACCATGGCGGAGGCGAGGGTTACAATGGTGGCTACGGTGGATACCATGGTGGCGGCACTGGTCGCTACAATGTTGGTTACCATGGCGGTGGTTACCGTGGTGGAGGAGGCTACGGTGATGGTGTTGGTTACCTTGGTGGAGAGGTTTCAAACAATGGTAACTGA
- the LOC131616036 gene encoding dormancy-associated protein 2-like produces MGSKKSFLILGLLAMVLLISSEVSARTLTETSTNANKEEVVEKSDELNDAKHFGYGGYGGGYGGQGGYGGGYGSHGGYGGGYGGHGGYGGGYGGYRGGYGGYHGGYGGYHGGGGGYNGGYGGYHGGGGGYNGGYGGNHGGYGGYHGGGYGHGGGGGGGGGGGYGGGGGGGGGYGGGGGGGGGGGGYIGGEVSNNGN; encoded by the exons ATGGGTTCTAAAAAATCATTCCTCATCCTTGGCCTATTGGCCATGGTTCTTCTTATTTCCTCAGAAGTGTCAGCCAGGACATTAACCGAGACTTCCACTAATGCCAACAAAGAGG AGGTTGTTGAAAAGTCAGATGAACTAAATGATGCCAAACATTTTGGTTACGGAGGCTATGGCGGAGGCTATGGTGGCCAAGGAGGCTATGGCGGAGGCTATGGTAGTCACGGAGGCTATGGCGGAGGATATGGTGGTCACGGAGGCTATGGCGGAGGATATGGTGGTTACCGTGGAGGCTACGGTGGTTACCACGGAGGATACGGTGGATACCATGGCGGTGGTGGAGGTTACAATGGTGGATATGGTGGCTACCATGGCGGTGGTGGTGGCTACAATGGTGGCTACGGTGGAAACCATGGTGGCTATGGAGGTTACCATGGTGGTGGTTACGGTCatggtggaggtggtggtggagGTGGCGGAGGAGGCTATGGTGGTGGTGGAGGTGGTGGAGGAGGCTACGGTGGTGGTGGTGGCGGCGGTGGTGGCGGTGGTGGTTACATTGGTGGAGAGGTTTCCAACAATGGTAACTGA